A single genomic interval of Actinomycetota bacterium harbors:
- a CDS encoding CBS domain-containing protein: MSPRAAWRLESLGFSQVYDYAAGKLDWMAAGLATEGTGAAQPRGGGLARRDVPTCGLGDPLGEVAGRVRAQGWDACVVLNGEQVVLGLLRAAELAGDPSRTAEQAMRPGPSTFRPHRRAAELARVMQERRLPNVCITTSDGKLVGLVRRGDAAAALADGPPSRDPGDG; the protein is encoded by the coding sequence TTGAGCCCGCGGGCCGCGTGGCGGCTCGAAAGCCTCGGTTTTTCCCAGGTCTACGACTATGCCGCCGGCAAGCTCGACTGGATGGCGGCCGGGCTGGCGACCGAGGGGACGGGGGCGGCGCAGCCCCGGGGCGGCGGCCTAGCCCGCCGGGACGTGCCTACCTGCGGCCTGGGCGATCCCTTGGGGGAAGTGGCCGGGCGCGTGCGGGCGCAGGGGTGGGACGCCTGCGTGGTGCTCAACGGCGAGCAGGTCGTCCTGGGCTTGCTGCGGGCGGCCGAGCTCGCCGGCGATCCCTCCCGGACCGCCGAGCAGGCGATGCGGCCCGGCCCGAGCACCTTCCGGCCCCATAGGCGCGCCGCCGAGCTTGCCCGAGTCATGCAGGAGCGGAGGTTGCCCAACGTTTGCATCACCACCTCGGACGGCAAGCTGGTGGGCCTGGTCCGGCGCGGCGATGCCGCGGCCGCACTTGCGGACGGCCCCCCGAGTCGGGATCCCGGCGACGGCTGA
- a CDS encoding superoxide dismutase produces MGVHTLPPLPYAYDANEPYIDARTMEIHHTKHHQTYVDKLNAALDQLTDQELKQMPVDDLMRHFGRVPEDNRGPIRNHGGGHANHSLFWTVLGGEGGEATGSLAKAIDDSFGSFKEFQGRFNAVAANQFGSGWAWCVVSAKRLVLYSLPNQDSPLIGGDTPILGLDVWEHAYYLKYQNRRPEYIEAFWNVINWDEVGRRFDAAMKLP; encoded by the coding sequence ATGGGAGTGCACACGCTGCCGCCACTGCCGTATGCCTACGACGCGAACGAGCCCTACATCGACGCGCGCACCATGGAGATCCACCACACCAAGCACCACCAGACCTACGTGGACAAGCTCAACGCCGCCCTGGACCAGCTGACCGACCAGGAACTGAAGCAGATGCCGGTTGACGACCTGATGCGCCACTTCGGCCGGGTCCCGGAGGACAACCGGGGCCCGATCCGCAACCACGGCGGTGGCCATGCCAACCACTCCCTGTTCTGGACCGTCCTCGGGGGCGAAGGCGGCGAAGCCACCGGCTCGCTGGCCAAGGCCATCGATGATTCCTTCGGAAGCTTCAAGGAGTTCCAGGGTCGCTTCAACGCCGTCGCCGCCAACCAGTTCGGCAGCGGTTGGGCCTGGTGCGTGGTCTCCGCCAAGCGTCTGGTGCTCTACTCGCTGCCCAACCAGGACTCGCCCCTCATCGGCGGCGACACCCCGATCCTGGGCCTCGACGTCTGGGAGCACGCCTACTACCTGAAGTACCAGAACCGGCGGCCGGAGTACATCGAGGCCTTCTGGAACGTCATCAACTGGGACGAGGTGGGGCGCCGCTTCGACGCTGCGATGAAGCTGCCGTAA
- a CDS encoding thioredoxin domain-containing protein, translating to MPNRLARETSPFLLQHAEDPVDWYPWGEEAWSRAVAEDKPVFVSIGYASCHWCHVMHRESFADPEIAKRLNASFIAILVDREERPDLDSAYLEALQTLMGDAGWPMNIFLTPQRKLFFGGTYFPPSARDELPSFGAVLESVTDEWQDSRAQLDHQADDVVAKMRARDAALSERRALSQELWDKGILAIQSTADLVHGGFGEAPKFPQPCMADLMLRAAVRGPGGAHGAADLTLRRMARGGIYDQLGGGFHRYASDEAWAEPHFEKLLHDNALLARAYTHAWQSRPDPLFRRVALETLDYLVNDLRSPEGAFFAGEDAESLTADGTPADGAFYRWDPAEVHEVAPEAAAFFTGTAPWNPARPTGGPAGDTLVLSAAGDVPPEGGRAALREARSRRPRPAVDRMILTSWNGLAIGALAEAGRAFDRPDLVEAARTAAAFLLDRARTNTGGLFHLATGGNPAGTGLAEDYAYLADGLFALWEATFESRWLEACEGLARYLVAHFADASPDASPDTSPEGIAGIFSTPDDGEALVLRRKDLIDGVTPSANGVASLVLQRLGTVLGDAGLERLGVEILEAAQPVMAGAPQGCAMLYAALDYHLAGPREIVLVGPDATPLRRVVEARFIPNRVLVGRAPGEPGIASPLLAGRPEPAEGAIAYVCERGACRRPTSDPDELARQLHQPGLPTPEQLARAAALGGSTLQRITLLERLDNPRWIDPLHEQGFFRNPPGLIDHYLPGVSGAPPWPDSKYLAKMAGVDPFAVHRVALAIPDTDNSLVQEDLTDAALALPPDLAADLAARAEGWLRSSPYHVMLPKKLGALMAALAKGGRPDAAIALARVLLELLADTAPPPRGAAAEEGLPARPQPCARFSAFDYVDILKEHMPAVTAAAPLAALDLLADVVASALVLSTTEPDPVPGPDGSHLWRPAINEDPRNLDRTVRSPLVTALRDAAELAARENPGMLSELCARLETRGWAIFRRLALHLLAAFPQDAPAAADERLADVALLDDPVTSREWLLLARSRFPALSEEERERIRAAVRAGPTPARWDPVPERWAADPDDAEAAEAFRIGWVTTRLDALEAAGAEPPDGAFAFLPSEPPVDLTTPKQAEWLRSAPAAELVVFCRRWRPPGLIGAPTEAGFQIKLAEVVTSGPEPFAVHAGELAALPDAYLRAVIAGFREAIRQGSAFPWEPVLALFEEAARSGSVALRTGIARTLGAGFTTGDVELPHELGDRAWGVIEVLAGNAEVAAEALQAAVRYALWRRRQVESGPRGREIARSGWETMPEVRVLLEAHLAAGGAAEVRAAYGQWFPWLLMLDPTWAIGHRDAIFGAGEANDEGEDGAGSDARSVAWDSYVARTSVFDQVFDLLADDYRRAIDSIAPDEMLTRPRQGLVEHLIGLYLRGRIPLQGSPLGDFFDRAPADHRAYAMSYIGQMLGNQEIERVPGEILGRLMKLWESRVAAAGAAAAEPHYADELAVFGAWFASGRFESGWAVRQLSALLSLTGRVGNTSKVVERLKAEMDAMPYEVTTCIAALVASEVGAITILGWGKDAQQILSRIVGGSDPRARDIALDLLDTFDLQQVAELVRWR from the coding sequence ATGCCCAACCGACTCGCACGTGAGACCAGCCCCTTCCTTCTGCAGCACGCCGAGGATCCCGTGGACTGGTACCCCTGGGGGGAAGAGGCATGGAGCCGAGCCGTGGCAGAGGACAAGCCGGTCTTCGTCTCCATCGGCTACGCCAGCTGCCATTGGTGCCATGTCATGCACCGGGAGTCGTTCGCCGATCCGGAGATCGCCAAGCGCCTGAACGCCAGTTTCATTGCCATCCTGGTGGACCGGGAAGAGCGTCCGGACCTGGATTCCGCCTACCTCGAGGCCCTGCAGACCCTGATGGGCGACGCCGGCTGGCCGATGAACATCTTCCTCACCCCCCAGCGCAAGCTCTTCTTCGGGGGCACCTACTTCCCGCCGTCGGCCCGGGATGAGCTGCCGTCGTTCGGGGCAGTGCTGGAGTCGGTCACCGACGAATGGCAGGACAGCCGGGCGCAGCTGGACCACCAGGCGGACGATGTCGTGGCGAAGATGCGGGCCCGGGATGCGGCGCTGTCCGAGCGCAGGGCGCTGAGCCAGGAGCTCTGGGACAAAGGCATCCTGGCCATCCAGTCCACCGCTGACCTGGTGCACGGTGGCTTCGGCGAGGCCCCCAAGTTCCCCCAGCCCTGCATGGCCGACCTGATGCTGCGAGCCGCGGTCCGGGGCCCGGGTGGGGCGCACGGCGCCGCCGACCTCACCCTGCGCCGCATGGCCCGGGGCGGGATCTACGACCAGCTCGGGGGTGGGTTCCACCGCTACGCCAGCGACGAAGCCTGGGCTGAGCCGCACTTCGAGAAGTTGCTGCACGACAACGCCCTCCTGGCCCGGGCGTACACCCACGCCTGGCAGTCCCGGCCGGACCCGCTGTTCCGGCGGGTGGCCCTGGAGACCCTGGACTACCTGGTGAACGACCTCCGCTCGCCCGAGGGGGCCTTCTTCGCCGGTGAGGACGCCGAGTCGCTCACCGCTGACGGAACCCCCGCCGACGGTGCCTTCTACCGCTGGGATCCCGCCGAGGTCCATGAGGTCGCGCCCGAGGCGGCGGCCTTCTTCACCGGGACCGCGCCGTGGAACCCCGCCCGTCCCACCGGGGGCCCCGCCGGGGACACCCTGGTCCTCAGCGCCGCAGGCGACGTCCCTCCCGAGGGCGGGCGAGCGGCCCTGCGTGAGGCCCGCTCCCGCCGTCCCCGACCGGCCGTGGACCGGATGATCCTCACGTCGTGGAACGGCTTGGCCATCGGGGCACTGGCCGAGGCCGGGCGGGCCTTTGACCGTCCGGACCTCGTCGAAGCCGCCCGCACGGCGGCGGCATTCCTCCTCGACCGTGCCCGGACCAACACCGGGGGCCTGTTCCACCTCGCCACCGGGGGCAACCCGGCGGGGACCGGCCTGGCCGAGGACTATGCCTACCTGGCCGACGGCCTGTTCGCGCTCTGGGAGGCAACCTTCGAAAGCCGCTGGCTCGAGGCCTGCGAAGGTCTCGCCCGGTACCTGGTGGCCCACTTCGCCGACGCCAGCCCCGACGCCAGTCCGGACACCAGTCCCGAGGGCATCGCTGGGATCTTCTCCACCCCCGACGACGGTGAGGCACTGGTGCTGCGCCGCAAGGACTTGATCGACGGGGTGACGCCCTCGGCCAACGGCGTGGCCTCGCTGGTCCTGCAGCGCCTCGGCACGGTGCTGGGCGATGCCGGCCTGGAGCGTCTGGGCGTCGAGATCCTGGAGGCGGCGCAGCCGGTCATGGCCGGGGCGCCCCAGGGGTGCGCCATGCTCTACGCCGCCCTGGACTACCACCTCGCCGGCCCCCGGGAGATCGTTCTGGTCGGACCGGATGCCACCCCGCTCCGGCGGGTCGTCGAAGCCCGGTTCATCCCCAACCGGGTGCTGGTGGGCCGGGCGCCGGGCGAACCCGGCATCGCCTCCCCCCTTCTGGCCGGCCGTCCCGAACCAGCGGAAGGGGCCATCGCCTACGTGTGCGAGCGCGGTGCGTGCCGGCGGCCCACCTCCGATCCCGACGAGCTCGCCCGCCAGCTCCACCAGCCCGGGTTGCCCACGCCCGAGCAGTTGGCCCGGGCCGCCGCCCTGGGAGGGTCCACCTTGCAGCGGATCACACTCCTGGAGCGCCTCGACAACCCCCGGTGGATCGACCCGCTGCACGAGCAGGGCTTCTTCCGGAACCCGCCGGGCCTGATTGACCACTACCTGCCCGGGGTCTCCGGCGCCCCGCCCTGGCCGGACTCGAAGTACCTGGCCAAGATGGCGGGGGTGGACCCGTTCGCCGTCCACCGGGTGGCGTTGGCCATCCCGGACACGGACAATTCCCTGGTCCAAGAAGATCTGACCGACGCGGCGCTCGCCCTGCCCCCCGACTTGGCAGCCGACCTGGCGGCCCGGGCCGAAGGGTGGCTGCGCTCGTCGCCTTACCACGTGATGCTGCCCAAGAAGCTGGGTGCCCTGATGGCGGCGCTGGCCAAAGGGGGCCGGCCCGATGCGGCGATCGCCCTCGCCCGGGTGCTCCTGGAGCTCCTGGCAGACACCGCCCCGCCTCCCCGGGGGGCGGCGGCCGAGGAGGGGCTCCCGGCGCGGCCGCAGCCCTGCGCCCGCTTCAGTGCCTTCGACTACGTGGACATTCTGAAGGAGCACATGCCCGCAGTGACCGCCGCTGCCCCTCTGGCCGCGCTCGACCTGCTGGCCGACGTCGTCGCCAGCGCCCTCGTGCTCTCGACCACCGAACCCGACCCGGTTCCGGGGCCGGACGGGTCGCATCTGTGGCGGCCGGCCATCAACGAGGACCCCCGCAACCTCGACCGCACCGTGCGCTCCCCGCTGGTCACCGCCCTGCGGGACGCAGCTGAGTTGGCCGCCCGGGAGAACCCCGGCATGCTCTCCGAGCTGTGCGCCCGGCTGGAAACCCGCGGGTGGGCGATCTTCCGGCGCCTCGCGCTCCACCTGCTGGCGGCCTTCCCCCAGGACGCGCCCGCGGCGGCCGACGAGCGCCTGGCGGACGTCGCCCTGCTGGACGACCCGGTGACCAGCCGGGAATGGCTCCTGCTGGCCCGGAGCCGGTTCCCTGCCCTGAGTGAGGAGGAGCGGGAGCGCATCCGGGCTGCCGTCCGGGCCGGGCCCACCCCTGCGCGCTGGGATCCGGTGCCGGAGCGCTGGGCGGCCGACCCGGACGATGCGGAGGCCGCCGAGGCGTTCCGGATCGGCTGGGTGACCACCCGGCTGGATGCCTTGGAGGCGGCGGGGGCGGAGCCCCCGGACGGTGCCTTCGCCTTCCTGCCCTCGGAGCCGCCGGTGGACCTCACCACCCCCAAGCAGGCCGAGTGGCTGCGCTCCGCCCCCGCCGCCGAGCTGGTGGTGTTCTGCCGCCGCTGGCGCCCGCCCGGGCTCATCGGCGCACCCACCGAGGCCGGGTTCCAGATCAAGCTGGCGGAGGTGGTCACCTCCGGGCCGGAGCCCTTTGCCGTCCACGCCGGGGAATTGGCTGCCCTGCCCGACGCCTACCTCCGGGCGGTTATCGCCGGCTTCCGGGAGGCGATCCGCCAGGGCTCCGCCTTCCCCTGGGAGCCGGTGCTGGCGCTGTTCGAGGAGGCGGCCCGGTCGGGATCGGTGGCCCTGCGCACCGGCATCGCCCGCACCCTGGGAGCGGGGTTCACCACCGGTGATGTCGAGCTTCCCCACGAACTGGGCGACCGGGCGTGGGGGGTCATCGAGGTGCTCGCCGGCAATGCCGAGGTGGCGGCCGAAGCCCTGCAGGCGGCCGTTCGCTACGCTCTCTGGCGCCGGCGGCAAGTGGAGAGCGGCCCCCGGGGCAGGGAGATCGCCCGCAGCGGCTGGGAGACGATGCCGGAGGTGCGCGTGCTCCTGGAGGCCCACCTCGCCGCGGGCGGAGCCGCCGAGGTGCGGGCGGCATACGGGCAGTGGTTCCCCTGGCTGCTGATGCTGGATCCCACGTGGGCCATCGGGCATCGGGACGCCATCTTCGGCGCGGGCGAGGCCAACGACGAAGGGGAAGACGGCGCCGGTTCAGACGCCCGCAGTGTGGCTTGGGACAGCTACGTCGCCCGGACCTCGGTCTTCGACCAGGTCTTCGACCTGCTCGCCGACGACTACCGTCGGGCCATCGACTCCATCGCCCCGGACGAGATGCTGACCCGTCCCCGGCAGGGACTGGTGGAGCATCTCATCGGCCTGTACCTGCGGGGCCGCATCCCGCTGCAGGGCAGCCCACTGGGGGATTTCTTCGACCGGGCTCCGGCGGACCACCGGGCCTACGCGATGTCGTACATCGGCCAGATGCTGGGCAATCAGGAGATCGAGCGGGTGCCCGGCGAGATCCTCGGCCGGCTGATGAAACTGTGGGAATCCCGCGTGGCGGCCGCCGGGGCTGCCGCTGCCGAGCCGCACTACGCCGACGAGCTGGCCGTGTTCGGGGCCTGGTTCGCCTCGGGGCGCTTCGAGTCCGGGTGGGCGGTGCGCCAGCTGTCCGCCCTGCTCAGCCTGACCGGGCGGGTGGGGAACACCAGCAAGGTGGTGGAGCGCCTGAAGGCCGAGATGGACGCCATGCCCTACGAGGTCACCACCTGCATCGCCGCCCTCGTGGCCAGTGAGGTCGGGGCGA
- a CDS encoding rhodanese-like domain-containing protein, whose translation MPASIDRQEVLRLAAAGAQLVEVLPAREYEEDHLPGAVNLPLRRIEAEAATQLDPARAVVVYCWDGA comes from the coding sequence GTGCCGGCTAGCATCGACCGGCAGGAGGTCCTCCGCCTGGCAGCAGCCGGGGCGCAGCTGGTGGAGGTCCTGCCCGCCCGCGAGTACGAGGAGGACCACCTGCCGGGCGCGGTCAACCTGCCCCTGCGCCGGATCGAGGCCGAGGCCGCCACGCAGCTCGACCCCGCCCGGGCGGTGGTCGTCTATTGCTGGGATGGCGCCTGA